A DNA window from Callospermophilus lateralis isolate mCalLat2 chromosome X, mCalLat2.hap1, whole genome shotgun sequence contains the following coding sequences:
- the LOC143638801 gene encoding small integral membrane protein 10-like protein 2A — MAASAALSAAAAAAALSGLAVRLSRSAAVRGSYSAFCKGLTRTLITFFDLAWRLRMNFPYFYMVASVMLNVRLQVRIE, encoded by the coding sequence ATGGCAGCGTCGGCAGCTCTGTCCGCGGCGGCGGCTGCGGCGGCTCTGTCGGGCCTGGCGGTGCGACTGTCGCGCTCCGCCGCGGTGCGCGGCTCCTACAGCGCCTTCTGCAAGGGGCTCACCCGCACTCTGATCACCTTCTTCGACCTGGCCTGGCGGTTGCGCATGAACTTCCCCTATTTCTACATGGTGGCTTCGGTGATGCTCAACGTCCGCCTGCAGGTGCGGATCGAGTGA